GGTAGACCCCACCAATTCAACCCCAGCAATTGAGAGAAAGATCCGACCCTATCCTCGAAAAGGGCAACCCGAAGCCATGGAGAAGACTAAAGAGTTGACTCTCACGACGTTTCCGGCCAAAGTTTCCTGCCAAGTAAGCCACAGCGCGCCGGCGCTGATATTCAGTGCGGGCGGGTTTACGGGGAATGTCTTCCATGATTTCAACGAAGGCTGGGTCCCGCTGTTTATCACCGTCGATGAACATTTCGTCGATCGTGATGTGATTCTGGCGATTGTTAATTGTAGCGAATGGTGGATGATCAAGTATGCCGAGTTGTTCCCCAAGTTTAGCCGGTACCCGATTATTAACCTGGATAAAGAAACAACGTCGCATTGCTTCCCGAGAGCGATTGTCGGGCTGAAATCGCACGGCGTGATGATAGTGGACCCCACCTTGCAACGTGGGCCCCACCCGAAGACGATGATGGATTTTCAAGCCGTCATAACGGACGCCTACGAGAGCAGCCTCCGAAGCCATGGATTCAGTAACGGGGAAGAGCGGCTGCCGAACTTCTCGCCATCGTCGGGCCGGCCGAGGATGGCACTATTGAACCGGCAAGACACTCGGCGACTGCTAAACACGGAGCAACTCAGACGGGCGGCGGAGGAGGTGGGCTTTGAGGTGGCGGTCTTCGAGGTGACCCCGAAAACACCGATGCGCGAACTCTACCGGGTGATCTCTAGGAGCCATGCTCTGGCGGGCGTTCACGGGGCTGCGCTGACCCACGAGCTGTTCCTCCGGCCGGGGGCGGTGCTGCTGCAGATCGTGCCTATCAACACGGGGTGGCTGGCGGACATGTGCTACGGGAAGCTGGCGAGCCGACTGGGGCTGGAGTACGTAGTCTACGAAGCAGGAATAGAGGAGAGCACGCTGCAGAGCGACGCGTTTGCGGTGAAGCAGCACATGGATCCGCACGACCCGGCGTCGACATTGATGGGGAACTTGACCAACTGGTACAGATACATGAACCAGCATGTGGAGGTGGACACCGTGAGGTTCAAGAGGTATTTGAACAGAGCCTACGAGAAGGCCATTGTTTTCATGCACAAGCAGCAGCAAAGCAGCGTCTTGTCAGCTTCTTGACGTTGTACGAACGTCTACTAGTTGTCCACGATGAATTCcagaaattataaaatgttaaaataaaatattaaattttttgaaaaattatgcaTCTTCTTTGCTCTTTTTAACCCTTTTTTTGGGGGTTAATTAAGACCACAAACAGAAATTTCTAGATTTCtattgtttatgattttcaaaaatatttttaattttttttaatttttaaaatttatataattctatatttaattaaatttaaacattctcaaaaatattgaatattatAATCATAAAAGGCATATGAATTTATAAAAGAGTAAGGggtattttagattttttatttgttaaaaacttttcaaaatttatgggaattcaaaattttcaactctggatgaaaatctttttataaaaaagttgattaaaaataaatattgagaatgttattttttcaattttttttgaaaaattataccaaacatATGAATATAGATTTCTAACATAACAttattaagaatttaaaaacttttcttGTACCAAATGCTTTCTAAGGATTTATTAGTCATATCATATAGATTTCTAACATAACATTAttaagaatttatattt
The sequence above is a segment of the Diospyros lotus cultivar Yz01 chromosome 7, ASM1463336v1, whole genome shotgun sequence genome. Coding sequences within it:
- the LOC127806355 gene encoding xylan glycosyltransferase MUCI21-like, yielding MKKQPVTTVLAICVLLLLLFYVLNIAVLFVLLNIARIVSLSFDTPSTRTPGVYTRAYIEEKPWNKVWESPEPTWSITCDTAHFEYDLCYLNRRTVVDPTTAIVSAVDPTNSTPAIERKIRPYPRKGQPEAMEKTKELTLTTFPAKVSCQVSHSAPALIFSAGGFTGNVFHDFNEGWVPLFITVDEHFVDRDVILAIVNCSEWWMIKYAELFPKFSRYPIINLDKETTSHCFPRAIVGLKSHGVMIVDPTLQRGPHPKTMMDFQAVITDAYESSLRSHGFSNGEERLPNFSPSSGRPRMALLNRQDTRRLLNTEQLRRAAEEVGFEVAVFEVTPKTPMRELYRVISRSHALAGVHGAALTHELFLRPGAVLLQIVPINTGWLADMCYGKLASRLGLEYVVYEAGIEESTLQSDAFAVKQHMDPHDPASTLMGNLTNWYRYMNQHVEVDTVRFKRYLNRAYEKAIVFMHKQQQSSVLSAS